From Ascaphus truei isolate aAscTru1 chromosome 20, aAscTru1.hap1, whole genome shotgun sequence, one genomic window encodes:
- the LOC142471092 gene encoding extracellular calcium-sensing receptor-like, producing the protein MNEYLSEAGDVIIGGSFAIHVGRSFSENLFTTKPTDLTCQKFDSQSYQSMRAMIFATEDINSNPDLLPNISLGFQIFDSCISMRRAVEGTFWMLSGGQGSIPNYRCHKGSPLAGVIGDSASTRSILLAHMLGLYRYPQISYFSTSPLLSDRNLFPSFFRTIPSDEFQSQGLAQLVSHFGWTWIGLLATDNDYGQFGIQVLQQEIVKVGACVAFVENILTGQPNSNAPHLVHVIRESTAKVVVVLSYDTAFLPVVEELVRQNVTGKIWVASESWSTSALLSIKKFHRVLVGTIGFAINSGQMTGFFEYLHAIHSSKSPNDTFIREFWEQTFSCMWWDQKNVDGWTGNTTIPQCTGREKLDSSMAEAGQRSSLNVYTSVYAFAWALQSLIHCKPGSGPFLHGACANISSFQPWQLLHYIKSVNFETKDKIRMFFDAKGNPPALYDIVNWHLSATGSLEQVKVGSYDSSASDGKILRVNSAAIIWASGDTQVPLSVCSPSCPSGFRKMTSPGKPSCCFECIPCPQEEISNQTDAVECHTCSWDTWPSLQHDRCLPKTIQFLSYKDPLGINLAAISFSSSMIPIGILGVFISHRTTPIVRANNWFLSCLLLVSLFLCFLCSLTFIGFPQPANCLLRQVAFGIVFTLCISCVLAKTITVVIAFNATKPDSRLRKWTGTKVSYFVIGPGIFIQLCVCVVWLSLSPPFQEHDIQTKPGVIFFVCNEGSPIAFWCMLGYLGLLASASFIVAFLARQLPDNFNEAKFITFSMLAFLSVWVSYIPASLSAHGKYTVAMEIFAILSSSWAIVVCIFVPKCFIILFRPQLNTKKHLLSSHASGGKE; encoded by the exons ATGAATGAATATCTGAGCGAGGCTGGAGACGTTATTATAGGGGGAAGTTTTGCAATTCACGTGGGCAGAAGCTTCAGCGAAAACCTTTTCACAACCAAACCTACAGATCTTACATGTCAGAA GTTTGATTCCCAGAGCTATCAGAGCATGCGAGCGATGATATTTGCTACAGAAGATATTAACTCAAACCCCGACCTCCTCCCCAACATCTCTCTGGGCTTCCAGATATTTGACTCCTGCATTTCCATGAGACGGGCAGTAGAGGGGACATTCTGGATGCTGTCGGGTGGACAAGGAAGCATCCCCAATTACCGGTGTCACAAAGGGTCACCTCTAGCAGGTGTCATTGGAGACTCAGCGTCAACACGCTccatcctattggcccacatgttGGGACTGTACAGATACCCCCAG ATTAGTTATTTTTCAACCAGCCCTCTCCTCAGTGACCGGAATCTGTTCCCGTCCTTCTTCCGGACCATCCCCAGTGATGAGTTTCAGTCCCAAGGTCTGGCCCAGCTGGTGTCTCACTTTGGATGGACTTGGATTGGTCTCCTGGCTACTGACAATGACTATGGTCAATTTGGGATTCAGGTGCTCCAGCAGGAGATAGTCAAGGTCGGGGCTTGTGTGGCTTTTGTTGAGAACATCTTGACCGGACAACCCAACAGTAATGCTCCCCACCTCGTCCATGTCATCAGGGAGTCAACAGCAAAGGTAGTTGTGGTGTTGTCCTATGATACTGCATTTCTGCCAGTGGTGGAAGAGCTCGTGAGGCAGAACGTGACAGGGAAAATTTGGGTGGCCAGTGAATCTTGGTCAACCTCTGCTCTCCTATCCATTAAGAAGTTTCATAGGGTACTGGTGGGCACCATCGGTTTTGCCATAAATTCTGGGCAGATGACTGGGTTCTTTGAGTATTTACACGCCATTCACTCCTCCAAATCCCCAAATGATACATTCATAAGGGAGTTTTGGGAGCAGACTTTCTCTTGTATGTGGTGGGACCAGAAGAATGTCGATGGCTGGACAGGTAACACCACAATTCCACAATGTACAGGAAGAGAGAAGCTGGACAGCTCCATGGCTGAAGCAGGTCAGAGAAGCAGTCTCAATGTCTACACATCAGTTTACGCCTTTGCATGGGCCTTACAAAGCCTGATCCACTGTAAGCCTGGGAGTGGACCATTCCTTCATGGTGCCTGTGCCAACATCTCATCGTTTCAACCTTGGCAA CTTCTCCATTACATTAAGAGTGTAAACTTTGAGACCAAAGACAAAATCCGGATGTTTTTCGATGCTAAAGGGAACCCCCCAGCCCTCTACGATATCGTGAACTGGCATCTGAGCGCCACAGGCTCCTTGGAGCAGGTGAAAGTGGGAAGTTATGACTCAAGCGCCTCCGATGGAAAGATCTTAAGAGTAAACAGTGCGGCAATTATTTGGGCCAGTGGGGACACACAG GTTCCTCTCTCGGTCTGTAGCCCAAGCTGTCCCTCTGGGTTTAGGAAGATGACCTCACCTGGAAAACCTTCCTGTTGTTTTGAGTGCATCCCATGTCCACAAGAAGAGATTTCCAACCAAACAG ATGCTGTGGAGTGCCACACATGTTCCTGGGACACGTGGCCCAGTCTTCAACATGACAGGTGTCTCCCAAAGACCATACAGTTCCTCTCCTACAAAGATCCACTGGGAATCAACTTAGCAGCCATTTCCTTCTCCTCTTCAATGATCCCAATTGGCATTCTGGGAGTTTTCATCAGCCACAGGACAACGCCCATTGTCCGGGCAAACAACTGGTTCCTCAGTTGTCTACTCCTGGTGTCCCTGTTCCTCTGCTTTCTCTGCTCTTTGACTTTCATCGGCTTCCCGCAACCTGCGAATTGTCTTCTACGACAGGTGGCATTCGGCATAGTCTTTACCCTCTGTATCTCCTGTGTCTTGGCCAAAACCATTACAGTTGTAATCGCCTTCAATGCCACAAAGCCGGACAGCAGATTAAGAAAATGGACAGGGACAAAGGTGTCCTACTTTGTCATCGGGCCGGGCATTTTcattcagctgtgtgtgtgtgtggtgtggttgtccctttcccctcccttccaagAACACGACATTCAAACCAAACCCGGGGTAATCTTCTTTGTGTGTAATGAGGGCTCCCCCATTGCATTCTGGTGCATGCTGGGATATCTTGGCCTCCTGGCCAGCGCCAGCTTCATTGTTGCCTTCCTGGCCAGGCAGCTCCCTGACAACTTCAACGAGGCCAAATTCATCACCTTCAGCATGCTGGCCTTCCTCAGTGTCTGGGTGTCCTATATCCCGGCCTCCCTCAGCGCACACGGCAAGTACACCGTGGCCATGGAGATCTTTGCTATCCTGTCTTCCAGTTGGGCCATAGTGGTCTGCATCTTCGTGCCCAAATGCTTCATCATCCTCTTCAGACCCCAGCTGAACACAAAGAAGCATCTGCTAAGCAGCCATGCCAGTGGTGGCAAGGAATAG
- the LOC142471093 gene encoding extracellular calcium-sensing receptor-like produces the protein MRDRFLARGYAKKAIDTAYEIALGTERDLLINMDLDKSDLVWIGLIFTASNVRVLQTLLSDATNQPLMKSLFESQRYQGMRAMIFAIEEINLNPDLLPNISLGFQIFDSCISMRRAVEGIFWMLSVGQGSIPNYRCHRGPPLAGVIGDSATTRSILIAHMLGLYRYPQISYLSTSPLLSDRNLFPSFFRTIPSDEFQSKGLAQLVSHFGWKWIGLLATDDDYGQFGIQVVQQEIVKYGACVAFVENILTSQPNSNAPHLVHVIRESTANAVVVFSFESAFLPVVEELVRQNVTGKIWVASESWSTSVQLSKKKFHRVLVGTIGFAIHSGKMPGFFEYFHTLHSSNSSKSPNDIFIREFWEQTFSCKWWDQKNLDDWTDNTTIPQCTGREKLDSDMAEADLRISFNVYISVYAFAWALQSLLHCKPGRGPFHHGACANISSFQPWQVRLSIS, from the exons ATGAGGGACAGATTTCTGGCAAGAGGGTATGCCAAAAAGGCCATAGATACAGCCTATGAAATAGCCCtgggcactgaaagagatttgCTAATCAATATGGATTTAGATAAATCTGACCTAG TCTGGATTGGTTTGATTTTTACAGCTAGCAACGTGAGAGTACTTCAGACGCTGCTGTCCGACGCTACCAACCAGCCTCTGATGAAGTCGCT GTTTGAATCCCAGAGATATCAGGGCATGCGAGCGATGATATTTGCTATAGAAGAGATTAACTTAAACCCCGACCTCCTCCCCAACATCTCCCTGGGCTTCCAGATATTTGACTCCTGCATTTCCATGAGACGGGCAGTAGAAGGGATATTCTGGATGCTATCAGTAGGACAAGGAAGCATTCCCAATTACCGGTGTCACAGAGGGCCACCTCTAGCAGGTGTGATTGGAGATTCTGCGACCACACGCTCCATCCTAATAGCCCACATGTTGGGACTGTACAGATACCCACAG ATCAGTTATTTATCAACCAGCCCTCTCCTCAGTGACCGGAATCTGTTCCCGTCCTTCTTTCGGACCATCCCCAGTGATGAGTTTCAGTCCAAAGGTCTGGCCCAGCTGGTGTCTCACTTTGGATGGAAATGGATTGGTCTCCTTGCCACTGACGATGACTATGGTCAATTTGGGATTCAGGTGGTCCAGCAGGAGATCGTCAAGTACGGAGCTTGCGTGGCCTTTGTTGAGAACATTTTGACCAGCCAACCCAACAGTAATGCTCCCCACCTCGTCCACGTCATCAGGGAGTCAACGGCCAATGCAGTTGTGGTGTTCTCTTTTGAATCTGCATTTCTGCCAGTTGTAGAAGAGCTGGTGAGGCAGAACGTGACTGGGAAAATTTGGGTGGCAAGTGAATCTTGGTCAACCTCTGTTCAACTTTCCAAGAAGAAGTTTCATAGGGTCCTGGTGGGCACCATAGGTTTCGCCATCCATTCTGGGAAGATGCCAGGGTTCTTTGAGTATTTCCATACCCTCcactcctccaactcctccaaaTCCCCAAATGATATATTCATAAGGGAGTTTTGGGAACAGACTTTCTCTTGTAAGTGGTGGGACCAGAAGAATTTAGATGACTGGACAGATAACACCACAATTCCACAATGTACAGGAAGAGAGAAACTGGACAGCGACATGGCTGAAGCAGATCTGAGAATAAGTTTCAATGTGTACATATCAGTTTACGCCTTTGCATGGGCCTTACAAAGCCTGCTCCACTGTAAGCCCGGAAGAGGACCATTCCATCATGGTGCCTGTGCCAACATCTCATCGTTTCAACCTTGGCAAGTAAGGCTAAGTATTTCATAA